One window of the Bradyrhizobium sp. NP1 genome contains the following:
- the lexA gene encoding transcriptional repressor LexA: MLTRKQYELLRFINERLKEAGVPPSFDEMKDALDLRSKSGIHRLITALEERGFIRRLPNRARAIEVIKLPELSASGGGSRRGFTPSVIEGNLGKGRSASSTADDGERPVAVPVMGRIAAGTPIEALQTRSHTISVPPDMLGSGEHYALEVRGDSMVDAGILDGDMALIQRNESADTGDIVVALIDDEEATLKRFRRRGASIALEPANTAYEVRILPPNRVKIQGKLIGLYRKY, translated from the coding sequence ATGCTCACGCGCAAACAGTACGAACTTCTGCGTTTCATCAATGAACGGCTGAAAGAGGCCGGCGTCCCGCCCTCGTTCGACGAGATGAAGGACGCACTCGACCTGCGCTCGAAATCCGGCATCCACCGCCTCATCACCGCACTGGAAGAACGCGGCTTCATCCGTCGCCTGCCCAACCGCGCCCGCGCCATCGAGGTGATCAAGCTGCCCGAGCTTTCCGCAAGCGGCGGCGGCAGCCGCCGCGGCTTCACCCCGAGCGTCATCGAAGGCAATCTCGGCAAGGGCCGCAGCGCCAGCTCCACCGCCGATGACGGTGAGCGTCCGGTCGCGGTGCCCGTCATGGGCCGCATCGCCGCCGGCACACCGATCGAGGCACTGCAGACCCGCAGCCACACCATCAGCGTGCCGCCCGACATGCTCGGCTCCGGTGAGCACTACGCGCTCGAGGTGCGCGGCGACTCCATGGTCGATGCCGGTATCCTCGACGGCGACATGGCTTTGATCCAGCGCAACGAGAGTGCCGACACCGGCGACATCGTCGTCGCGCTGATCGATGACGAGGAAGCGACGCTGAAACGTTTTCGCCGCCGAGGTGCTTCCATTGCGCTGGAGCCGGCCAACACGGCCTACGAGGTCCGGATACTCCCGCCGAACCGCGTCAAGATCCAGGGCAAGCTGATCGGGCTGTATCGGAAGTACTGA
- the glp gene encoding gephyrin-like molybdotransferase Glp, with amino-acid sequence MALMPVADALAAILADSEPLEQEMVALDAAYHRVLARDVAALRNQPPQAMSAMDGYAVRAADAAQAGARLTVIGEVAAGRPFERRVGQGEAVRIFTGGVIPDGADAVVIQEDTEADGNTIRITEAASVGRHIRGPGIDFRQGEVLLQGGTRLGDRHLSLAAAMNHPNLPVRRRPKVAILATGDELVMPGSTPGPGQIVYSNGYSLRALARAEGADTIDLGVAADTLEATTSGIRRARDSGADILITTGGASVGDHDLVHRSLRAEGVTMAFWRIAMRPGKPMMHGRLGALRVIGLPGNPVSSYVCAFLFLVPLIRALSGRSVIHHARETALLGRDVGANDQREDYLRARLDERDDGTLIATPVNHQDSSLVANLAAAQALLIRPPFAPAAKAGASCDVLRLPD; translated from the coding sequence GTGGCCCTCATGCCGGTTGCCGACGCTTTGGCCGCGATCCTCGCAGACAGCGAACCGCTGGAACAGGAAATGGTGGCGCTGGATGCCGCCTACCATCGCGTGCTGGCGCGCGATGTCGCTGCGCTGCGCAACCAGCCGCCGCAGGCGATGTCGGCGATGGACGGCTACGCGGTGCGCGCGGCGGATGCGGCGCAGGCAGGCGCGCGGCTGACCGTGATCGGCGAGGTCGCAGCCGGCCGCCCGTTCGAACGACGGGTCGGGCAAGGCGAGGCCGTGCGCATCTTCACCGGCGGCGTCATCCCCGACGGCGCCGATGCCGTGGTGATCCAGGAGGACACCGAGGCCGACGGCAACACCATCCGCATCACCGAGGCGGCCAGCGTCGGCCGCCATATCCGCGGCCCCGGCATCGATTTCAGGCAGGGCGAGGTGCTGCTGCAAGGAGGCACCCGGCTTGGCGACCGTCATCTGTCGCTCGCGGCCGCCATGAATCACCCCAACCTTCCGGTGCGGCGCCGGCCCAAGGTCGCGATCCTGGCGACCGGCGACGAGCTGGTGATGCCCGGCTCAACGCCCGGCCCGGGCCAGATCGTCTATTCCAACGGCTATTCGCTGCGCGCGCTGGCGCGCGCCGAGGGCGCCGACACGATCGATCTCGGGGTCGCCGCCGACACGCTGGAAGCGACCACGTCGGGCATCCGCCGCGCCCGGGATTCCGGCGCCGACATCCTGATCACGACCGGCGGCGCCTCGGTCGGCGACCATGACCTGGTGCACCGGTCGCTTCGGGCAGAAGGCGTGACCATGGCGTTCTGGCGCATTGCGATGCGCCCGGGCAAGCCGATGATGCACGGCCGGCTCGGCGCGCTCCGGGTGATCGGCCTGCCCGGCAATCCGGTTTCCTCCTATGTCTGCGCCTTCCTGTTTCTGGTGCCGTTGATTCGCGCGCTTTCGGGTCGCTCGGTGATTCACCATGCACGTGAAACCGCCCTGCTCGGCCGCGACGTCGGCGCCAACGATCAGCGCGAGGATTACTTGCGCGCGCGGCTCGACGAGCGCGACGACGGCACGCTGATCGCCACGCCGGTCAATCACCAGGACAGCTCGCTGGTTGCGAATCTCGCTGCGGCACAGGCACTTCTGATCCGTCCGCCATTTGCGCCGGCGGCGAAAGCGGGCGCGTCTTGCGACGTGCTGCGACTGCCTGACTGA